The following are encoded in a window of Lagenorhynchus albirostris chromosome 3, mLagAlb1.1, whole genome shotgun sequence genomic DNA:
- the WIZ gene encoding protein Wiz isoform X5 has protein sequence MAASTAQCRVTKAESKAAAGPRAGGARERAPAGAPPLGPQSPGPAALPAPPPPPPPPPPPPLPPRDGPKAEPEPGPGPAPAPGLGSEENAVVAMDLGSPLLPKKSLPVPGPLEQVANRLSSKVAAEVPHGSKQELPDLKAQSLTTCEVCGACFETRKGLSSHARSHLRQLGVAESESSGAPIDLLYELVKQKGLPDTPLGLPPGLTKKSSSPKEMVAGAPRPGLLALAKPLDAPAVNKAIKSPPGFSAKGLAHPPSSPLLKKASLALAGSPTPKNPEDKSPQLSLSPRPASPKAQWPQSEDEGPLNLTLDSDGGRELDCQLCGAWFETRKGLSSHARAHLRHLGVSDPDAKGSPIDVLHGLIRRDGVQIRLPPGRGTLALLGRPPPASAALSLLPPPPPATKAKLKAEGMASPWGKQDLSAAAAAGIFWASDVEPSPLNLSSGPEPARDIRCEFCGEFFENRKGLSSHARSHLRQMGVTEWYVNGSPIDTLREILKRRTQSRPGGHPNPSGPSPKALAKVVGSGGPGSSLEARSPADLHLSPLAKKLPPPPGSPLGHSPTASSPPTARKMFPGLSSPSLPKKLKPEQMRVEIKREMLPGALHGEPHPSEGPWVAPREDMTPLNLSSRAEPVRDIRCEFCGEFFENRKGLSSHARSHLRQMGVTEWSVNGSPIDTLREILKKKSKPCLIKKEPPAGDLAPALAEDGPLTVAPGPMQAPLPLAPMAGRPGKPGAGPAQVPRELSLAPITGAKPSATSYLGSVAAKRPLQEDRLLPAEVKAKTYIQTELPFKAKTLHEKTSHSSTEACCELCGLYFENRKALASHARAHLRQFGVTEWCVNGSPIETLSEWIKHRPQKVGAYRSYIQGGRPFTKKFRSAGHGRDGDKRPPLGLAPGGLAVVGRSAGCEPGLEAGRAADSGERPLAASPPGTMKAEEHQRQNINKFERRQARPPDSSAARGGEEANDLHQKLEEVRQPPPRVRPVPSLVPRPPQTSLVKFVGNIYTLKCRFCEVEFQGPLSIQEEWVRHLQRHILEMNFSKADPPPEEPQAPQAQTAAAEAP, from the exons ATGGCCGCCTCCACCGCCCAGTGCCGAGTGACAAAAGCGGAGAGCAAGGCGGCGGCGGGGCCGCGCGCGGGGGGCGCCCGGGAGCGCGCGCCCGCGGGGGCGCCCCCGCTGGGCCCCCAGAGCCCGGGCCCCGCGGCTctccccgcgccgccgccgccgccgcccccacccccgccgccgccgctgccgccgcggGACGGGCCCAAGGCCGAGCCGGAGCCGGGGCCCGGGCCCGCGCCCGCGCCGG GCTTGGGTTCTGAGGAAAACGCAGTGGTGGCCATGGACTTGGGCTCCCCCCTGCTCCCCAAGAAGAGCCTGCCTGTCCCTGGGCCCCTGGAGCAGGTGGCCAATCGGCTGAGCAGCAAAGTGGCTGCAGAGGTTCCTCATGGCAGTAAGCAGGAGCTGCCAGACCTTAAGG CCCAGAGCCTGACCACCTGCGAGGTCTGTGGTGCCTGCTTTGAGACACGCAAGGGCCTGTCCAGCCACGCGCGCTCCCACCTGCGGCAGCTTGGGGTGGCTGAGTCGGAGAGCAGCGGTGCCCCCATCGACCTCCTCTACGAGCTCGTGAAGCAGAAGGGCCTGCCCGACACACCCCTTGGGCTGCCCCCGGGCCTGACTAAGAAGTCCAGCTCGCCGAAGGAAATGGTTGCTGGAGCCCCACGACCCGGCCTGCTCGCCCTGGCCAAGCCCCTCGATGCCCCTGCTGTCAACAAGGCCATCAAGTCACCTCCCGGCTTCTCGGCCAAGGGCCTGGCCCACCCGCCCAGCTCCCCACTGCTCAAGAAGGCATCACTGGCCCTGGCGGGCTCCCCTACCCCCAAGAATCCTGAGGACAAGAGCCCCCAGCTGTCCCTGAGCCCCCGGCCGGCCTCCCCAAAGGCACAGTGGCCCCAGTCTGAGGACGAGGGGCCCCTGAACCTCA CTTTAGATAGTGACGGGGGCAGAGAGCTGGACTGCCAGCTGTGCGGTGCCTGGTTTGAGACCCGCAAGGGCCTGTCCAGCCACGCCCGCGCCCACCTGCGCCACCTGGGCGTCAGCGACCCGGACGCCAAGGGATCCCCCATAGACGTGCTCCACGGGCTCATCAGGAGGGACGGCGTCCAGATCCGCCTCCCACCCGGGCGTGGCACCCTGGCCCTGCTGGGGCGGCCTCCTCCCGCCTCTGCGGCCCTCTCCTTgctcccccccccaccgccgGCCACGAAGGCCAAGCTGAAGGCCGAGGGTATGGCCAGCCCCTGGGGGAAGCAGGACCTCTCAGCCGCCGCAGCCGCTGGCATTTTCTGGGCCTCTGATGTGGAGCCGTCTCCTCTCAACCTCT CTTCAGGCCCAGAGCCGGCACGTGACATCCGCTGCGAGTTCTGTGGCGAGTTCTTCGAGAACCGAAAGGGCCTGTCGAGCCATGCACGCTCGCACCTGCGGCAGATGGGCGTGACCGAGTGGTACGTCAACGGCTCACCCATCGACACGCTGCGGGAGATCCTCAAGAGACGGACCCAGTCCCGGCCTGGTGGACACCCCAACCCGTCAGGGCCTAGCCCAAAAGCCCTGGCCAAGGTGGTGGGCAGCGGAGGTCCTGGCAGCTCACTGGAAGCCCGCAGCCCCGCGGACCTTCATCTCTCACCCCTGGCCAAGAAGTTGCCACCGCCACCAGGCAGCCCCCTGGGCCACTCACCGACTGCCTCTTCTCCTCCCACGGCCCGGAAGATGTTCCCAGGCCTCTCCTCACCCTCCCTGCCCAAGAAGCTGAAGCCTGAACAAATGCGGGTGGAGATCAAGCGGGAGATGCTGCCGGGGGCCCTTCATGGGGAGCCGCACCCATCCGAGGGTCCCTGGGTGGCACCTCGGGAAGACATGACCCCCTTGAACCTGT CGTCCCGGGCAGAGCCAGTACGTGACATCCGCTGTGAGTTCTGTGGCGAGTTCTTCGAGAACCGAAAGGGCCTGTCGAGCCATGCACGCTCGCACCTGCGGCAGATGGGTGTGACCGAGTGGTCTGTCAACGGCTCACCCATCGACACGCTGCGGGAGATCCTCAAGAAGAAATCCAAACCATGCCTCATCAAGAAGGAGCCGCCGGCCGGAGACCTGGCCCCTGCCTTGGCTGAGGACGGGCCCCTCACGGTGGCCCCTGGGCCCATGCAGGCCCCTTTGCCGCTGGCGCCAATGGCTGGCCGGCCAGGCAAACCAGGAGCTGGGCCAGCCCAGGTTCCCCGCGAGCTCAGCCTGGCACCCATCACTGGTGCCAAGCCTTCAGCCACCAGCTACCTGGGCTCAGTGGCAGCCAAGCGGCCCCTGCAGGAGGACCGCCTCCTCCCAGCAGAGGTTAAGGCCAAGACCTACATCCAGACTGAACTGCCCTTCAAGGCAAAGACCCTCCATGAGAAGACCTCCCACTCCT CCACTGAGGCCTGCTGCGAGCTGTGTGGCCTTTACTTCGAAAACCGCAAGGCCCTGGCCAGTCATGCACGGGCGCACCTGCGGCAGTTCGGCGTGACCGAGTGGTGTGTGAACGGCTCACCCATCGAGACACTGAGTGAGTGGATCAAGCACCGGCCCCAGAAGGTGGGCGCCTACCGCAGCTACATCCAGGGCGGCCGTCCCTTCACCAAGAAGTTTCGCAGTGCCGGCCATGGCCGCGATGGCGACAAGCGGCCGCCCCTGGGGCTGGCACCCGGGGGCCTGGCCGTGGTGGGCCGCAGTGCCGGGTGTGAGCCAGGGCTCGAGGCTGGCCGGGCAGCTGACAGTGGTGAGCGGCCTCTGGCAGCCAGCCCGCCAGGCACTATGAAGGCTGAGGAGCACCAACGGCAGAACATCAACA AATTTGAGCGCCGACAAGCCCGCCCTCCAGATTCCTCTGCGGCCCGGGGTGGTGAGGAGGCCAATGACCTgcaccagaagctggaggaggtgCGGCAGCCTCCGCCCCGGGTCCGGCCAGTCCCCTCCCTGGTGCCCCGGCCCCCCCAGACATCACTCGTCAAGTTCGTTGGCAACATCTACACCCTCAAGTGCAG GTTCTGTGAAGTGGAATTCCAGGGGCCCCTCTCCATCCAGGAGGAGTGGGTGCGGCACTTACAGCGGCACATCCTGGAGATGAATTTCTCCAAAGCGGACCCTCCGCCCGAGGAGCCCCAGGCCCCACAGGCACAGACAGCGGCAGCAGAGGCGCCCTAA
- the WIZ gene encoding protein Wiz isoform X1: MDGPPAGGLAAPDRPRGPERLPGPAPREDIEGGAEVAEGEGCIFRSTHYLPVTKEGPRDILDGRGGISDGQPHPGLSEALPRATSATHRISSCCWDGGSLDFQPGSPPPHPLGHFPGPPDGRGPWEHPMVQEAGEGIPSERRFEDSVIIRTVKPHAELEGSRRFLYHQGESKLLEKVPRGRPRFDWLQDPEEQAPLQDAALHLDLPPQLPPLTSFRTVLVPVEDTTKTLDVPVVGTGEHLADLEGLAQPSEWSLPRSASEVATQTWTVNSEASVERLQPLLAPVRTRPYLCELLEEVAEGVASPDEDEDDEPAVFPCIECSIYFKQKEHLLEHMSQHRRAPGQEPPAELAPLACGECGWAFADPGALEQHRQLHQASREKIIEEIQKLKQVPGDEGREARLQCPKCVFGTNSSKAFVQHAKLHMREPQGQAAKEPFGGGSRAGSPSPVATSLTYQPYGDSLGLSACVFCGFPAPSESLLREHVRLVHANWEEDGEAFEEDPASRPGTSQDAYARFSDATDYFGKAEPLLAPMWQGNPAGYDPSLSFGPGCQQLGMRDCPLLKPLPHGSSQRPQGRPAFPSSLASAPYSLQASRSKSAVHPQGLSAQLGDQRHPWSEEDEEEDILLASEMDFSPENGVFALSATPGLIPQSALELKRTFREALQTAEASGAQQQQLCGMVPVVLVAKLGPQVMAAAARAPPRLQPEELGLGGGHPLDFLLLDTPLGGPLGLDTFLDGDPAEALKHEERKCPYCPDRFHNGIGLANHVRGHLNRVGVSYNVRHFISAEEVKAIERRFSFQKKKKKVANFDPSTFSLMRCDFCGAGFDTRAGLSSHARAHLRDFGITNWELTVSPINILQELLATSAAERPPSPLCRERGVPPSGFLTSRRPRLPLTVPVPPTWAEDPGPAYGDGLGSEENAVVAMDLGSPLLPKKSLPVPGPLEQVANRLSSKVAAEVPHGSKQELPDLKAQSLTTCEVCGACFETRKGLSSHARSHLRQLGVAESESSGAPIDLLYELVKQKGLPDTPLGLPPGLTKKSSSPKEMVAGAPRPGLLALAKPLDAPAVNKAIKSPPGFSAKGLAHPPSSPLLKKASLALAGSPTPKNPEDKSPQLSLSPRPASPKAQWPQSEDEGPLNLTLDSDGGRELDCQLCGAWFETRKGLSSHARAHLRHLGVSDPDAKGSPIDVLHGLIRRDGVQIRLPPGRGTLALLGRPPPASAALSLLPPPPPATKAKLKAEGMASPWGKQDLSAAAAAGIFWASDVEPSPLNLSSGPEPARDIRCEFCGEFFENRKGLSSHARSHLRQMGVTEWYVNGSPIDTLREILKRRTQSRPGGHPNPSGPSPKALAKVVGSGGPGSSLEARSPADLHLSPLAKKLPPPPGSPLGHSPTASSPPTARKMFPGLSSPSLPKKLKPEQMRVEIKREMLPGALHGEPHPSEGPWVAPREDMTPLNLSSRAEPVRDIRCEFCGEFFENRKGLSSHARSHLRQMGVTEWSVNGSPIDTLREILKKKSKPCLIKKEPPAGDLAPALAEDGPLTVAPGPMQAPLPLAPMAGRPGKPGAGPAQVPRELSLAPITGAKPSATSYLGSVAAKRPLQEDRLLPAEVKAKTYIQTELPFKAKTLHEKTSHSSTEACCELCGLYFENRKALASHARAHLRQFGVTEWCVNGSPIETLSEWIKHRPQKVGAYRSYIQGGRPFTKKFRSAGHGRDGDKRPPLGLAPGGLAVVGRSAGCEPGLEAGRAADSGERPLAASPPGTMKAEEHQRQNINKFERRQARPPDSSAARGGEEANDLHQKLEEVRQPPPRVRPVPSLVPRPPQTSLVKFVGNIYTLKCRFCEVEFQGPLSIQEEWVRHLQRHILEMNFSKADPPPEEPQAPQAQTAAAEAP; encoded by the exons ATGGATGGGCCCCCGGCAGGCGGCCTGGCCGCCCCGGATCGTCCTCGAGGCCCCGAGAGACTGCCTGGCCCAGCGCCGAGGGAGGACATCGAAGGTGGGGCTGAGGTTGCTGAGGGGGAAGGTTGCATCTTCCGGTCCACCCATTACTTGCCTGTCACCAAGGAAGGCCCTCGAGACATTCTGGATGGCAGAGGTGGCATTTCTG ACGGGCAGCCCCATCCTGGCCTCAGCGAAGCCCTCCCCCGTGCCACCTCCGCCACCCATCGGATCAGCAGCTG CTGCTGGGATGGAGGCAGCCTGGACTTCCAGCCGggctccccaccaccccatccccTGGGCCACTTCCCTGGCCCCCCCGATGGCCGGGGGCCCTGGGAGCACCCCATGGTTCAGGAGGCCGGGGAGGGCATCCCATCTGAGCGGAGGTTCGAGGACTCGGTCATTATAAGAACCGTGAAGCCCCACGCTGAGCTCGAGGGCTCTAGAAGGTTCTTGTACCATCAGGGTGAATCAAAGCTCTTGGAGAAGGTCCCCCGGGGCCGCCCCAGGTTCGACTGGCTCCAAGACCCAGAAGAACAGGCCCCACTCCAGGATGCAGCGCTGCACCTGGACCTGCCGCCCCAGCTGCCACCCCTCACCTCCTTCCGGACGGTGCTCGTGCCGGTAGAAGATACCACTAAGACGTTGGATGTGCCAGTGGTGGGCACCGGAGAACACCTGGCAGACCTGGAGGGCCTGGCCCAGCCGTCCGAGTGGAGCCTGCCCAGGTCGGCCTCAGAGGTGGCCACACAGACCTGGACGGTGAACTCAGAGGCATCTGTGGAGCGGCTGCAGCCACTGCTCGCCCCCGTCCGGACGAGGCCCTATCTGTGTGAACTGCTGGAGGAAGTGGCCGAGGGGGTGGCCAGCCCAGACGAGGATGAGGACGACGAGCCAGCCGTGTTCCCGTGCATCGAGTGCAGCATCTACTTCAAGCAGAAGGAGCACCTTCTGGAGCACATGAGCCAGCACCGCCGAGCCCCGGGCCAAGAGCCCCCCGCCGAGTTGGCCCCCCTGGCCTGTGGCGAGTGTGGCTGGGCCTTCGCTGACCCTGGCGCCCTTGAGCAGCACCGGCAGCTGCACCAGGCCTCCCGGGAGAAGATTATCGAGGAGATCCAGAAGCTGAAGCAGGTCCCAGGCGACGAGGGCCGGGAGGCACGGCTGCAGTGCCCCAAGTGCGTCTTTGGCACCAATTCCTCCAAGGCCTTTGTGCAGCATGCCAAGCTGCACATGCGTGAGCCACAAGGCCAGGCTGCAAAGGAGCCCTTCGGGGGCGGCAGCAGGGCTGGCAGCCCAAGCCCCGTTGCCACCTCCCTCACCTATCAACCCTATGGAGATTCCTTGGGCCTCAGTGCCTGCGTTTTCTGTGGCTTCCCCGCGCCCAGCGAGAGCCTGCTCAGGGAGCACGTGAGGCTTGTGCATGCCAACTGGGAGGAGGATGGTGAGGCTTTTGAGGAGGACCCTGCCAGCCGGCCCGGCACCAGCCAGGATGCTTATGCCCGATTCTCTGATGCCACTGACTACTTTGGCAAAGCTGAGCCGCTCTTGGCCCCTATGTGGCAGGGGAACCCTGCTGGATATGACCCCAGCCTGTCCTTTGGCCCTGGCTGCCAGCAGCTGGGCATGAGGGATTGCCCACTGTTAAAGCCACTCCCACATGGCTCGAGCCAGAGGCCTCAGGGAAGGCCAGCCTTTCCCTCGTCACTAGCATCTGCCCCCTACTCCTTACAGGCCAGTAGAAGCAAGAGTGCTGTCCACCCACAGGGGCTCTCAGCCCAACTGGGGGACCAGAGGCACCCTTGGAGTGaagaggacgaggaggaggacaTACTGCTGGCCTCGGAAATGGACTTTTCCCCCGAAAATGGGGTCTTTGCATTGTCAGCCACCCCCGGCCTCATCCCGCAGTCAGCCCTGGAGCTCAAGCGGACATTCCGAGAAGCCCTGCAGACAGCTGAAGCCTCAGGGGCACAGCAGCAGCAACTCTGTGGGATGGTGCCGGTCGTTCTGGTGGCGAAGCTCGGGCCGCAAGTCATGGCTGCGGCAGCCAGGGCCCCCCCGAGGCTGCAGCctgaggagctggggctggggggtggccaCCCCCTGGACTTCCTGCTCCTGGACACACCACTGGGTGGCCCTCTGGGGCTGGACACATTCCTGGATGGGGACCCAGCAGAGGCACTGAAGCATGAGGAGCGGAAATGCCCCTACTGCCCAGATCGCTTCCACAATGGCATCGGCTTGGCCAACCACGTTCGGGGCCACCTGAACCGCGTGGGCGTCAGCTACAACGTGCGGCATTTCATCTCCGCCGAGGAGGTGAAGGCTATCGAGCGCAGGTTctccttccagaagaagaagaaaaaag tggCTAACTTCGACCCAAGCACCTTCAGCCTGATGCGCTGTGACTTCTGCGGGGCCGGCTTTGACACTCGTGCCGGCCTCTCCAGCCACGCCCGGGCCCACCTGCGTGACTTTGGTATCACCAACTGGGAGCTCACTGTCTCACCCATCAACATCCTGCAAGAGCTGCTGGCCACCTCAGCTGCTGAGCGGCCCCCCAGCCCCCTGTGTCGTGAACGTGGGGTGCCGCCTAGTGGCTTCCTGACCTCCCGCCGGCCCCGCTTACCTCTTACAGTGCCCGTCCCACCCACCTGGGCTGAGGACCCTGGGCCAGCCTACGGAGATG GCTTGGGTTCTGAGGAAAACGCAGTGGTGGCCATGGACTTGGGCTCCCCCCTGCTCCCCAAGAAGAGCCTGCCTGTCCCTGGGCCCCTGGAGCAGGTGGCCAATCGGCTGAGCAGCAAAGTGGCTGCAGAGGTTCCTCATGGCAGTAAGCAGGAGCTGCCAGACCTTAAGG CCCAGAGCCTGACCACCTGCGAGGTCTGTGGTGCCTGCTTTGAGACACGCAAGGGCCTGTCCAGCCACGCGCGCTCCCACCTGCGGCAGCTTGGGGTGGCTGAGTCGGAGAGCAGCGGTGCCCCCATCGACCTCCTCTACGAGCTCGTGAAGCAGAAGGGCCTGCCCGACACACCCCTTGGGCTGCCCCCGGGCCTGACTAAGAAGTCCAGCTCGCCGAAGGAAATGGTTGCTGGAGCCCCACGACCCGGCCTGCTCGCCCTGGCCAAGCCCCTCGATGCCCCTGCTGTCAACAAGGCCATCAAGTCACCTCCCGGCTTCTCGGCCAAGGGCCTGGCCCACCCGCCCAGCTCCCCACTGCTCAAGAAGGCATCACTGGCCCTGGCGGGCTCCCCTACCCCCAAGAATCCTGAGGACAAGAGCCCCCAGCTGTCCCTGAGCCCCCGGCCGGCCTCCCCAAAGGCACAGTGGCCCCAGTCTGAGGACGAGGGGCCCCTGAACCTCA CTTTAGATAGTGACGGGGGCAGAGAGCTGGACTGCCAGCTGTGCGGTGCCTGGTTTGAGACCCGCAAGGGCCTGTCCAGCCACGCCCGCGCCCACCTGCGCCACCTGGGCGTCAGCGACCCGGACGCCAAGGGATCCCCCATAGACGTGCTCCACGGGCTCATCAGGAGGGACGGCGTCCAGATCCGCCTCCCACCCGGGCGTGGCACCCTGGCCCTGCTGGGGCGGCCTCCTCCCGCCTCTGCGGCCCTCTCCTTgctcccccccccaccgccgGCCACGAAGGCCAAGCTGAAGGCCGAGGGTATGGCCAGCCCCTGGGGGAAGCAGGACCTCTCAGCCGCCGCAGCCGCTGGCATTTTCTGGGCCTCTGATGTGGAGCCGTCTCCTCTCAACCTCT CTTCAGGCCCAGAGCCGGCACGTGACATCCGCTGCGAGTTCTGTGGCGAGTTCTTCGAGAACCGAAAGGGCCTGTCGAGCCATGCACGCTCGCACCTGCGGCAGATGGGCGTGACCGAGTGGTACGTCAACGGCTCACCCATCGACACGCTGCGGGAGATCCTCAAGAGACGGACCCAGTCCCGGCCTGGTGGACACCCCAACCCGTCAGGGCCTAGCCCAAAAGCCCTGGCCAAGGTGGTGGGCAGCGGAGGTCCTGGCAGCTCACTGGAAGCCCGCAGCCCCGCGGACCTTCATCTCTCACCCCTGGCCAAGAAGTTGCCACCGCCACCAGGCAGCCCCCTGGGCCACTCACCGACTGCCTCTTCTCCTCCCACGGCCCGGAAGATGTTCCCAGGCCTCTCCTCACCCTCCCTGCCCAAGAAGCTGAAGCCTGAACAAATGCGGGTGGAGATCAAGCGGGAGATGCTGCCGGGGGCCCTTCATGGGGAGCCGCACCCATCCGAGGGTCCCTGGGTGGCACCTCGGGAAGACATGACCCCCTTGAACCTGT CGTCCCGGGCAGAGCCAGTACGTGACATCCGCTGTGAGTTCTGTGGCGAGTTCTTCGAGAACCGAAAGGGCCTGTCGAGCCATGCACGCTCGCACCTGCGGCAGATGGGTGTGACCGAGTGGTCTGTCAACGGCTCACCCATCGACACGCTGCGGGAGATCCTCAAGAAGAAATCCAAACCATGCCTCATCAAGAAGGAGCCGCCGGCCGGAGACCTGGCCCCTGCCTTGGCTGAGGACGGGCCCCTCACGGTGGCCCCTGGGCCCATGCAGGCCCCTTTGCCGCTGGCGCCAATGGCTGGCCGGCCAGGCAAACCAGGAGCTGGGCCAGCCCAGGTTCCCCGCGAGCTCAGCCTGGCACCCATCACTGGTGCCAAGCCTTCAGCCACCAGCTACCTGGGCTCAGTGGCAGCCAAGCGGCCCCTGCAGGAGGACCGCCTCCTCCCAGCAGAGGTTAAGGCCAAGACCTACATCCAGACTGAACTGCCCTTCAAGGCAAAGACCCTCCATGAGAAGACCTCCCACTCCT CCACTGAGGCCTGCTGCGAGCTGTGTGGCCTTTACTTCGAAAACCGCAAGGCCCTGGCCAGTCATGCACGGGCGCACCTGCGGCAGTTCGGCGTGACCGAGTGGTGTGTGAACGGCTCACCCATCGAGACACTGAGTGAGTGGATCAAGCACCGGCCCCAGAAGGTGGGCGCCTACCGCAGCTACATCCAGGGCGGCCGTCCCTTCACCAAGAAGTTTCGCAGTGCCGGCCATGGCCGCGATGGCGACAAGCGGCCGCCCCTGGGGCTGGCACCCGGGGGCCTGGCCGTGGTGGGCCGCAGTGCCGGGTGTGAGCCAGGGCTCGAGGCTGGCCGGGCAGCTGACAGTGGTGAGCGGCCTCTGGCAGCCAGCCCGCCAGGCACTATGAAGGCTGAGGAGCACCAACGGCAGAACATCAACA AATTTGAGCGCCGACAAGCCCGCCCTCCAGATTCCTCTGCGGCCCGGGGTGGTGAGGAGGCCAATGACCTgcaccagaagctggaggaggtgCGGCAGCCTCCGCCCCGGGTCCGGCCAGTCCCCTCCCTGGTGCCCCGGCCCCCCCAGACATCACTCGTCAAGTTCGTTGGCAACATCTACACCCTCAAGTGCAG GTTCTGTGAAGTGGAATTCCAGGGGCCCCTCTCCATCCAGGAGGAGTGGGTGCGGCACTTACAGCGGCACATCCTGGAGATGAATTTCTCCAAAGCGGACCCTCCGCCCGAGGAGCCCCAGGCCCCACAGGCACAGACAGCGGCAGCAGAGGCGCCCTAA